A region from the Dendropsophus ebraccatus isolate aDenEbr1 chromosome 1, aDenEbr1.pat, whole genome shotgun sequence genome encodes:
- the LOC138773821 gene encoding E3 ubiquitin/ISG15 ligase TRIM25-like, translating to MASATLRDELLCSICLSVFKDPVMLRCGHNFCRVCIGRVLDTHNKSRVYSCPECREQFKDRPALMRNIALRKIIENLLTPPIPTETGICCTYCVDSPVPAVKSCLHCEASLCDKHLRAHSKSPEHVLSEPSTSLEKRKCLHKKILEFYCNEDAACICVSCSLAGEYGRHDVQMIDEKKKLRNVLQKLTTKREKTEERVQSVEERRRKGQEKAAGEAERVTALFTDIRRRLDNLEKRVLSEISRQEKEESLSLSALIQKLEIKKDELSRKMRHIEELYIKSGIYAEGLIELLLDVNTASNNIHISDDLKTATWTEEEQNRPETAERFQDYNQVMSSRRFSSRRHCWDVESSTSGRWRVGMCYPSIGRRGGQSRIGYNNKSWGLERCKNQYLVIHDNKEILLPGNISSDRFRICLDYEAGQLSFYELCDPIRHLHTFTATFTEPLHAVLGVFWKKLDGALVDSWLKMRS from the exons ATGGCGTCTGCTACTCTGAGAGACGAGCTGCTCTGCTCCATCTGTTTATCTGTATTTAAGGATCCTGTAATGCTGAGATGTGGCCACAACTTCTGCCGGGTCTGTATTGGTCGTGTGCTGGATACACACAACAAATCTAgagtttattcctgtcctgaatgCAGAGAACAGTTTAAGGACCGGCCTGCACTGATGAGGAACATTGCTCTGCGTAAAATAATTGAGAATTTACTGACTCCTCCAATACCGACAGAAACCGGGATCTGCTGCACTTACTGTGTGGACTCTCCTGTACCTGCTGTGAAATCCTGTCTGCActgtgaggcttctctgtgtgataaacacctgagagctcacagcaagtcaccagaacacgtcttatctgagcccagcacttccctggagaagaggaaGTGTTTGCATAAAAAGATACTCGAATTTTACTGCAATGAAGACGCTGCttgtatctgtgtgtcctgcagctTGGCTGGAGAATACGGAAGACATGATGTTCAGATGATAGATGAGAAGAAGAAACTGAGAAATGTTCTCCAGAAATTGACCACAAAGAGAGAGAAAACTGAGGAAAGAGTCCAGAGtgtggaggagcgcaggagaaaagGTCAAGAAAAAGCAGCTGGAGAAGCCGAGAGAGTCACTGCCCTGTTTACAGACATCAGGAGACGGCTGGACAACCTGGAGAAGAGGGTCCTGAGCGAGATCTCCAGGCAGGAAAAGGAAGAGTCATTGTCACTGTCTGCTCTGATCCAGAagctggaaataaagaaggacgagctgtccaggaagatgagacacattgaggagctgt ATATAAAGAGTGGGATCTATGCGGAGGGTCTTATAGAGCTATTATTGGATGTAAACACAGCTTCTAATAATATCCACATATCAGACGACCTAAAAACTGCAACCTGGACAGAAGAGGAGCAGAATCGtccagaaacagcagagagattcCAGGATTATAATCAGGTGATGAGCAGCAGGAGATTCTCCTCAAGGCGACATTGCTGGGATGTGGAGAGCAGTACATCAGGGAGGTGGAGGGTGGGgatgtgttatcccagtatagGCCGGAGGGGAGGTCAGTCTCGTATTGGTTATAATAACAAGTCCTGGGGTTTGGAGAGGTGTAAGAATCAGTACTTAGTGATACATGACAATAAAGAGATTCTGTTACCTGGCAATATCTCCAGTGATAGATTCAGGATCtgtctggattatgaggccgggcagctgtccttttatgagctgtgtgaccccatcagacacttacacaccttcactgccaccttcaccgagccccttcATGCTGTATTAGGCGTTTTTTGGAAAAAGCTTGATGGAGCTCTTGTAGATAGCTGGTTGAAAATGAGAAGTTAA